A genomic region of Colletotrichum destructivum chromosome 5, complete sequence contains the following coding sequences:
- a CDS encoding Putative aspartic peptidase A1 family, aspartic peptidase, active — protein MKSEVFVAAMGGAVSSAAALSFPRATEGKGFIAMPVRQVRPDLGHLTKREAIEVVLRNREFYYSTDIMIGTPAQQVTVLLDTGSSELWVNPDCSTAPSAAQAKQCSAAGQYNPRNSRTPPTGPIGTRRLNYGDPSDPNTQTSAEIAYYTDSITMGASVLVNQTFGVVTKSDGIATGIMGLAPDLKAGFEPGKPYSLVLNSLADQGLIGSRIFSLDLRHQSADSGMLIYGGVDKGKFIGELQRVPMVNGAKGEPRLAVELTGIGMTLANSAETYALAPADKNVMLDSGTTLTRLHPTLARPILADLKATIDTDGYWTAACSLRDSGSDSYVTFTFGKKTIRVPLSDFILDLGPQDGQCYVGLVTTTDQQILGDSMMRAGYFVFDWDNLAVHMAQANNCGKEEIVAVGSGSDAVPSGVIGLCDGPATPDGDGQPVTSAVSTSAPSASDTPIVSPTSLPVTITQTVDNGPVPTPTPIYTTLSDCDALTLCPQSSTNGASPPSSSSSPIRGSPNSGSSSSDPSKSTGVGAPSASTTGGPSSSTSSDSHSAAVSLADDRFLGLFLGGLMTLAAVFWNA, from the exons ATGAAGTCTGAAGTCTTTGTTGCCGCCATGGGGGGCGCGGTGagctctgctgctgccctgTCCTTCCCTCGTGCTACCGAGGGCAAAGGATTCATTGCTATGCCAGTCAGACAGGTCCGACCCGACCTGGGTCATCTCACGAAGCGAGAGGCCATCGAAGTTGTGCTCAGAAACAGAGAGTTTTACTACTCCACTGACA TCATGATCGGTACGCCTGCCCAGCAGGTGACCGTTCTTCTCGACACGGGTTCTTCTGAGCTCTGGGTCAACCCTGACTGCAGCACCGCGCCTTCAGCTGCCCAAGCCAAGCAGTGCAGCGCTGCTGGTCAGTACAACCCGCGCAATAGTCGTACTCCGCCCACCGGCCCAATTGGCACCCGCAGACTCAACTACGGAGACCCCTCGGACCCTAACACTCAGACGAGCGCCGAGATCGCCTACTATACCGATTCCATCACCATGGGTGCCAGTGTCTTGGTCAACCAGACCTTTGGTGTCGTCACTAAGAGCGACGGCATCGCCACTGGCATAATGGGTCTGGCTCCCGACCTCAAGGCCGGCTTCGAGCCAGGCAAGCCCTACAGCCTGGTCCTCAACAGCCTGGCTGACCAGGGACTCATCGGGAGCCGCATCTTCTCGCTGGACCTGCGTCATCAGTCGGCGGACTCGGGCATGCTCATCTACGGCGGTGTCGACAAGGGCAAGTTCATTGGCGAGCTCCAGCGAGTGCCCATGGTGAACGGCGCCAAGGGCGAGCCTCG CCTCGCTGTTGAGCTTACCGGCATTGGCATGACCCTCGCCAACTCCGCCGAGACCTACGCTCTCGCCCCGGCGGACAAGAACGTCATGCTCGACTCCGGCACGACCCTCACCCGCCTTCACCCGACCCTCGCTCGCCCCATTCTGGCAGACCTCAAGGCCACCATCGACACCGACGGTTACTGGACCGCCGCCTGCTCCCTGCGCGACAGTGGCAGCGACTCCTATGTCACATTCACCTTTGGCAAGAAGACCATCCGCGTGCCCCTCAGCGATTTCATCCTTGACCTGGGCCCCCAGGACGGTCAGTGCTACGTCGGCCTCGTTACCACTACCGACCAGCAGATCCTCGGCGACAGTATGATGCGGGCCGGCTACTTCGTCTTCGACTGGGACAATCTGGCAGTCCACATGGCTCAGGCGAACAACTgcggcaaggaggagatTGTGGCCGTCGGCAGTGGTAGCGACGCGGTGCCCAGCGGTGTAATTGGACTCTGCGATGGCCCCGCGACGCCGGACGGTGACGGGCAGCCCGTGACGTCTGCAGTGAGTACATCTGCTCCTTCAGCTTCTGACACCCCGATCGTCTCGCCCACCAGCCTCCCGGTCACCATCACCCAGACCGTGGACAACGGCCCGGTCCCGACCCCGACCCCGATATACACCACCCTCTCTGATTGTGACGCATTGACACTCTGCCCCCAGTCGTCCACGAACGGTGCCTCGcctccatcctcgtcgtcctccccgATTAGAGGATCGCCCAACAGCGGCAGCTCTTCCTCGGACCCCTCGAAGAGCAcgggcgtcggcgccccGAGTGCGTCGACCACGGGCGGCCCTTCATCCTCAACGTCCTCCGATTCCCACTCCGCGGCGGTttccctcgccgacgaccgaTTCCTGGGTCTGTTTTTGGGAGGCTTGATgacgttggcggcggtgttTTGGAATGCTTGA